The following are encoded in a window of Desulforegulaceae bacterium genomic DNA:
- a CDS encoding biotin/lipoyl-containing protein: MEFIKTNFLRLTDVSLSGCINPYSGKPFKTDDILGTIPFFDEVGFDSLEISGPETFYPVIKYLGENPFKRVERIKKYLKKTPSMMKISGIHLTGKNRCSNYIIEEFIKKSCDCGIDIFKLYDPLNLFSNMDCAINQIEKSKAELRGCLLIQDDFLEKDIKDLLNKALDFQKNGASSLCIEDSEGFVHPDKVFEIVKRVKKKVKIPVHFSAKNNGGLASISSFNAFESGAYSVETALSSFASPMDYSFPEFFWSMFEKKWKKFNIKTESLIDIKNTMDKLVHEKNRYSGDSLLPFSDPELVYYKVTKSVKNSLEDELKELGFEDKKKEALDLVNQIKKDLGSFPFVNPFDSMVVTQAVNNLIFDDDVNSYKIVSDQVKAHCLDVNGRLPEIVVKNFPKPLKKIRSIKKFDCVFSEEINFFENGINLSSEKIIELILPDIKNKKYDLDKYPEKTSNLQKFNVFINNNLYEVEVDIDDEFFNPVIYKKEAEVPKPQTKAFVEQDKEVETIEQEQKRKQEIKKEPVKEVEKSGPEKKDKILEGHEICNILAPMPGTVFSIEKQENEEVKPGDPLIVIEAMKMENPILSQKKGVVQNIFFKKGDTVSKNDLLMTLSF, translated from the coding sequence TTGGAATTTATAAAGACTAATTTTCTAAGGCTTACAGATGTTTCTCTTTCAGGGTGCATCAACCCTTATTCGGGAAAGCCATTCAAAACAGATGATATATTGGGTACAATTCCTTTTTTTGATGAAGTGGGGTTTGATTCACTGGAAATCAGCGGGCCTGAAACTTTTTACCCTGTTATTAAATATTTAGGAGAAAATCCTTTTAAAAGAGTTGAGCGGATAAAAAAATATCTTAAAAAAACTCCTTCAATGATGAAAATTTCAGGAATTCATCTTACAGGGAAAAACAGATGCTCAAATTATATAATTGAAGAGTTTATAAAAAAATCCTGTGACTGCGGTATAGACATATTTAAACTTTATGATCCTTTAAATCTTTTTTCAAATATGGATTGTGCAATCAATCAAATTGAAAAATCAAAAGCTGAACTAAGGGGTTGTCTTTTAATTCAAGATGATTTTTTGGAAAAAGATATAAAGGATCTTTTGAATAAAGCATTGGATTTTCAAAAAAATGGTGCTTCAAGTCTTTGTATTGAAGATTCTGAAGGTTTTGTTCATCCTGATAAAGTTTTTGAAATTGTTAAAAGGGTTAAGAAAAAAGTTAAAATTCCTGTTCATTTTTCAGCAAAAAACAATGGAGGATTAGCCTCTATTTCAAGTTTTAATGCTTTTGAATCAGGAGCCTATTCAGTGGAAACAGCCTTGTCTTCGTTTGCCTCTCCAATGGATTATTCTTTTCCTGAGTTTTTTTGGTCAATGTTTGAAAAAAAATGGAAAAAATTTAACATAAAAACTGAAAGCCTCATTGATATAAAAAATACAATGGATAAGCTGGTTCATGAAAAAAACAGGTATTCAGGCGATTCTTTGCTGCCTTTTTCTGATCCCGAGCTTGTTTATTATAAAGTTACAAAATCAGTAAAAAATAGTTTGGAAGATGAATTAAAGGAACTGGGTTTTGAAGATAAAAAAAAAGAAGCTTTGGATTTGGTAAATCAGATAAAAAAAGACCTTGGCTCATTTCCTTTTGTTAATCCTTTTGATTCAATGGTTGTTACTCAGGCTGTAAACAATCTTATTTTTGATGATGATGTTAATTCGTATAAAATTGTTTCAGATCAGGTAAAGGCCCATTGTCTTGATGTAAATGGCAGACTTCCAGAAATTGTTGTAAAAAACTTTCCCAAACCCCTAAAAAAAATCCGCAGTATTAAAAAATTTGATTGCGTTTTTTCAGAAGAAATTAATTTTTTTGAAAATGGGATAAATTTAAGCTCTGAAAAAATTATTGAGCTTATTTTGCCGGATATAAAAAATAAAAAATATGATTTGGACAAGTATCCTGAAAAAACTTCAAATCTGCAAAAATTCAATGTGTTTATAAATAACAATCTTTATGAAGTTGAAGTAGATATTGATGATGAATTTTTTAACCCTGTGATATATAAAAAAGAAGCTGAAGTACCAAAGCCCCAAACTAAGGCATTTGTTGAGCAAGATAAAGAAGTTGAAACAATTGAACAAGAGCAAAAAAGAAAGCAGGAAATAAAAAAAGAACCAGTCAAAGAAGTTGAAAAAAGTGGGCCTGAAAAAAAAGATAAAATATTGGAAGGTCATGAAATTTGCAATATTTTGGCTCCAATGCCCGGAACTGTATTTAGTATTGAAAAACAGGAGAATGAGGAGGTAAAACCCGGAGATCCTCTTATTGTAATTGAGGCAATGAAAATGGAAAATCCTATTTTATCTCAAAAAAAAGGGGTTGTTCAAAATATTTTCTTTAAAAAAGGGGATACGGTTTCAAAAAATGATTTGCTGATGACTCTTTCATTTTGA
- a CDS encoding electron transfer flavoprotein subunit alpha/FixB family protein, protein MATKANIEEHKNVWVFAEQNNGKLAKVSLEMLGEGKKLANKLGVELIAFLIGDNVKTSAETLIAYGADKVYLAEDPELKDYRTELYTDIICNKANEEKPEILIIGASAIGRDLTPRVSFRLNTGCTADCTELDIDEEKRLLISTRPAFGGNVMATIICPDHRPQMSTVRPGVMAVPEADASRKGEIINIPVEIKADQIKVRILESIEKEHEGDKIEDAAKVIGMGIGASDPESVEYIKELAKLLDAKIGGSRPCVEKHLIDHEVQVGQTGKNIRPELYIPCGISGTVQHTTGITNAKYTIAINKDPNAEIFKFANLGIAGDAKVILPAIIKEIQKYKA, encoded by the coding sequence ATGGCTACAAAAGCTAATATCGAAGAACATAAAAATGTTTGGGTATTTGCCGAGCAAAATAACGGCAAACTTGCCAAAGTCTCCCTGGAAATGCTCGGCGAGGGAAAAAAGCTTGCAAACAAGCTGGGTGTTGAACTCATTGCCTTTCTTATAGGAGACAATGTAAAAACTTCTGCAGAAACTCTTATTGCATACGGAGCAGATAAAGTTTATCTGGCTGAAGATCCAGAGCTTAAAGATTACCGCACAGAGCTTTACACAGACATAATCTGCAACAAGGCAAATGAGGAAAAACCTGAAATTCTTATTATAGGTGCTTCTGCAATAGGAAGAGATCTTACCCCAAGAGTTTCATTCAGACTGAACACAGGCTGTACTGCTGACTGCACAGAACTTGATATAGATGAAGAAAAACGTCTTCTTATTTCCACAAGACCTGCTTTTGGCGGAAACGTTATGGCAACAATCATCTGCCCTGACCACAGACCCCAGATGTCCACAGTAAGACCCGGGGTTATGGCTGTTCCAGAAGCTGATGCTTCAAGAAAAGGCGAAATTATAAATATTCCTGTTGAAATAAAAGCAGACCAGATCAAAGTCAGAATTCTTGAAAGCATTGAAAAAGAACATGAAGGCGACAAAATTGAAGATGCTGCAAAAGTTATAGGAATGGGTATTGGTGCAAGTGATCCTGAAAGCGTTGAATACATCAAGGAACTTGCAAAACTTCTTGATGCTAAAATAGGCGGTTCAAGACCATGTGTTGAAAAACATTTAATCGACCATGAAGTTCAGGTTGGTCAGACCGGTAAAAATATCCGCCCAGAGCTTTATATTCCATGCGGAATCAGTGGTACTGTTCAGCACACCACAGGTATTACAAACGCAAAATACACAATTGCAATTAACAAAGATCCAAACGCTGAAATATTCAAGTTTGCAAATCTTGGGATTGCTGGTGATGCAAAAGTAATTCTTCCTGCAATAATCAAAGAAATTCAAAAATACAAAGCTTAA
- a CDS encoding electron transfer flavoprotein subunit beta/FixA family protein, producing MKIIVTIKQVPNVTKVKWDADGSLIRAGLPTIINPVDKHALEAALQLKEKHGGEIIVISMGPGQVKSALREALCMGADEVIQLTDRKFAGADTWATSYALGCAIQKIGDYDLIISGVEAMDGNTAQVGPQLAEYLKLPLLSYALGIESDGKTIQIQQKLGDVERKIEADLPALITVEKEINDYRVTPMDKILEAFEKEIPVWEAADVDADLVHLGLKGSPTKLRKVFSPKIEKGKVQMLEGTPEEIARQVADKLNEKFLI from the coding sequence ATGAAAATTATTGTAACTATCAAACAGGTCCCAAACGTTACAAAAGTAAAATGGGATGCGGACGGCTCTCTTATAAGAGCAGGCCTTCCAACTATAATAAACCCTGTGGACAAACATGCCCTGGAAGCAGCTCTTCAGCTTAAAGAAAAGCATGGCGGAGAAATTATTGTTATTTCCATGGGTCCAGGACAGGTTAAAAGTGCTTTAAGAGAAGCACTTTGCATGGGAGCAGACGAAGTAATCCAGCTTACAGACAGAAAATTTGCTGGTGCCGATACCTGGGCAACTTCATACGCCCTTGGATGTGCCATTCAGAAAATAGGCGATTATGACCTTATAATTTCAGGTGTTGAAGCAATGGATGGAAACACAGCCCAGGTTGGACCACAATTAGCTGAATATCTTAAACTTCCCCTTCTTTCCTATGCTCTTGGAATAGAGTCAGACGGAAAAACAATTCAAATTCAGCAAAAACTTGGTGATGTTGAACGTAAAATTGAAGCAGACCTTCCTGCCCTTATAACAGTTGAAAAAGAAATCAACGATTACAGGGTAACACCAATGGATAAAATTCTTGAAGCCTTTGAAAAAGAAATTCCTGTATGGGAAGCAGCCGATGTTGACGCTGACCTGGTTCATCTTGGTCTTAAGGGATCACCTACAAAACTTAGAAAGGTGTTTTCTCCAAAGATTGAAAAAGGAAAGGTTCAGATGCTTGAAGGAACCCCTGAAGAAATAGCCCGCCAGGTGGCTGACAAACTTAACGAGAAATTTCTTATATAA
- a CDS encoding acyl-CoA dehydrogenase family protein: MDFTLSPINKMVIKAGKDFCERRVPEIDAYMAEHGDYPPDLLERFAKASMLGFDVPKEYGGLETTNLNLILLIEEFGKTGSTCFLPLLMNNSVAETICHWGSEELKKRVVPPLCDGSAWATMAFTEPDTGSDPKMLTTTAKPDGDDFIINGCKRFISMANKPGYGVFICKDLSLAGQPHDSTAFIIDKNSPGISCSGHYELTGLDGADTCDIYFNDVRVPKENILGKPGEGFNVLLRWISGERIQQAAGMVGVGQRAFEESKKYSLQRIVNGMPMGYMQGFYWMLGEMKVKVDACRLMVYNAVTRQDAGKNFDTVSAEVKIFTTPLIQEVTRMGVQFHGSYGYSKEYLIEKLFRIAMHQGVVASSLEINKTIVGMTALMTK, encoded by the coding sequence ATGGATTTCACTCTTTCACCAATCAACAAAATGGTCATAAAGGCAGGAAAAGATTTTTGTGAACGCAGAGTTCCAGAAATTGATGCATATATGGCCGAACACGGAGATTATCCTCCCGACCTTCTTGAAAGATTTGCAAAAGCAAGCATGCTTGGTTTCGATGTTCCCAAAGAATATGGCGGACTTGAAACCACCAACCTGAACCTGATTCTACTTATTGAAGAATTTGGTAAAACAGGTTCCACATGCTTTCTGCCCCTTCTTATGAACAATAGTGTTGCAGAAACAATTTGTCACTGGGGCAGTGAAGAATTGAAAAAAAGAGTTGTTCCACCTCTTTGTGATGGTTCTGCCTGGGCAACCATGGCTTTTACAGAGCCAGACACCGGTTCTGACCCTAAAATGCTTACAACTACTGCAAAACCTGATGGAGACGACTTTATCATAAATGGATGCAAACGCTTTATCAGTATGGCAAACAAGCCTGGATACGGTGTTTTTATTTGCAAAGACCTTTCTCTTGCAGGACAGCCCCATGACTCAACAGCATTTATCATCGACAAAAATTCACCTGGAATAAGCTGCTCAGGACATTATGAACTTACAGGTCTTGACGGTGCTGATACCTGCGATATTTATTTCAACGACGTAAGGGTTCCCAAAGAAAATATTCTTGGTAAGCCCGGAGAGGGATTCAACGTTCTTCTAAGATGGATTTCAGGAGAAAGAATTCAGCAGGCAGCAGGAATGGTAGGCGTTGGTCAAAGAGCATTTGAAGAATCAAAAAAGTATTCCCTTCAAAGAATTGTAAACGGAATGCCAATGGGATATATGCAGGGCTTTTACTGGATGCTTGGAGAAATGAAAGTTAAGGTCGATGCGTGCAGACTTATGGTTTACAATGCTGTTACAAGACAGGATGCAGGCAAAAACTTTGATACTGTTTCCGCTGAAGTAAAAATCTTTACAACACCTCTTATTCAAGAAGTTACAAGAATGGGCGTTCAGTTCCACGGCTCATACGGATACTCCAAAGAATATTTGATTGAAAAGCTTTTCAGGATTGCAATGCACCAAGGTGTGGTTGCCTCCAGTCTTGAAATCAACAAAACAATAGTTGGTATGACAGCTCTTATGACCAAATAA